The Streptomyces hundungensis genome contains the following window.
TGGTATTAGCGGCGTGCCGGTCACTGCCGGGCCGTTGCAACCCCCACACGGCGCTTTGACGCCTCTCCGTGCGGTTCGTGCTTGGTGTTGCTAAGGGTTTGGGTTCGGCCCTTAGAGGGCCGTTCCTATCGCCGTTCGCATCCCTGGTGTGCTGATCTCCCGTTCCGCATTCTCGCTTAGCGAGTGGTACTAGGGGCGCTTTCCTGTGGGGCGTTCCTTGCGATGACCTAAAGGTGTCACATCCCAACTTGAAGCGCAACCCCACGCCGAGACATCTCGAAGCGACTCCGTGGACTCGAACCTTTGATCTCAATGGAGACGCACGCGTGCCATATGGCACCCAAAGAGTCAATATCCAAAACTGTTGCATGTGTCACATTCCAACCTGACTGGAGTGGTCGTTGCGACCACCCGAAGAGGGTCAAGAGAGCTTCATGACGCTCTGGAATGGTCTCGCTACATAGCGGATTCAGTTCGTTCATTCATCCCGAAAGGTATTCAGCGCTAGTCAGAAGCCCTCTCGGATTCACGGGTTCATTCAAACCGCAATCCAGGCATGAACTAACGCTAATACAATGCCTGATACATAGATGGGGGTAATGCCTGTACATTCATTCAAAGGACCCACCAGGGGTGCCTTCCTTCCAGCATGTACGGGTATGAACTAACCGCCCCTCGGGCAGACGCGCCGGCCGCGGAACCCCGGCGACCCCCGTTCGGAGGTAATCAGGAGGTCGAAACACCCTCTTCGGGTGACCTGAGCCACTTTTCAGAGGGATCTCGTCCCTGGAAGGGGCAGGTGACGCCGACATTATTAGTGAGGGGGGTTATATACCCCCTCACCTCTCGCTGGCTCTGGCCTCCTTGGTCAGGTTCGGGACTCGACCGCCCCCAGGAGCGGGCGTCGGTGCGTGCATTAAGGCGTGAATGAACGAACTAACCCTGCTACAGAGGTAGGTACAAAAAAGAGGGGCCCCGTCAGGGGCCCCTCCTCGCGAGTAGGTCAGCAGCTCTCGACCACCACGGGTCGGAACGGGTCCCTTCGTGGCTTGGGAAGTGGTGTGCTGGACCTCGGACGGTCCCGTGCCGGCCGGGGGCCGTCGCCCAGCGCCGCTAGGAGCTTGCCTCTGTCCTCGGGGCTGGCCTCAGCCATCATCGCAGCAAGCTCACGGTACGTTTCCCCAGGTGAGACCATGTTTAGTGTCCTTTCAACTTGCTGGTAGATCACCACGAATCCGAGCACCCACACCGCGTACCAGGGGTTCACGGTGAACGCGAGCAGCATGGGCAGGGCGCCCGCCAAGTAGGTGCCGATGGTGGGGATGAACTGGGAGACCAGGCCCACCCAGACCGCCAGCGCCGGCGCGTAGGGCACGCCGAGGATCTGGAGCAGGACGTAGTGGGCGATGCCGGAGATGAGCGCCATGAGGCCGCGCGAGTAGAGGTAGCCACCGGTCTTGTCGACCGCGATCTCCCAGGCCCGCAGCACCTCGGCCTGCCGGGCGGGTGGCAGCACGGAGCAGATGGTCCGGCGCAGCCGGGGCCCGTCGGCGGCGAAGTAGAACGCGAACAGGAAGATCGTCAGCAGCCGGAAGAGGCCGCCGAGGACGGTCGCGGAGACGTCGAGCACGCCGGTGGCGCTGTTCTGGACGTACTTCTGCAACCAGTCGGAGTGGAGCAGGCTGTCCTGGACCTCGACCCGGGAGAGCTCGGTGTGGAAGCTGTGGTTGACCCAGTTGATCACCGAGTCGAGGTACTTGGGGAACTGCTCGACCATGTCGACGATCTGACCCGCCAGCATCGAACCGAGCAGCACGACGAAGCCGACCGTCGCGATCATCAGGGCGAGGAAGACCAGGAAGGTCGCCAGGCCCCGGCGCATGCCGCGAGCCGCCATCCGGCCGACGGCGGGCTCCATGGCGAGCGCGACGAAGAAGGCGATCAGGATGTTGATCAGTAGCCCGATGAGCTGGTGGAAGGCCCAGCTGCCCAGCTGGAAGCAGGCGTACAGGGCGAGCACGAGCACCACGGCGCGCGGCAGCCAGCGGGGCATGCGGGCGGGGCCGCCGACTCCCAGGGGGTGCGTCGGGGGCCGCCCGGAGCCGGGCGAACCGCCGCGCGGACGGTCCGCCCCGTCGGCTTCGCGGTCGTCGGTGTTGATCTCATCAGTCGGGGCCACGGGGCAAGTCTCGCCCATGCCTGCGACAGGAGCCGCCGAGCCCCTCCCGTCCTGCGGTCAAAGGACCGGAGCGGTCACCGCCGGTCGGCGGGCACGTCCATGGCCGCGCAGACCGCCCGCCAGACGTCCTTGGCCTCCCAGCCGGCGTCGAGAGCCTGATGCACGGTGCGTCCACCCAGTTCCGTCATCACGTGGTCGCGCGCGAAGGAGTCCGCATAGGCGGCGCCGAAGTGGTCGGCCATCCGCTCCCAGAAAATCGTCAACCGCATGACTCCAGTATCCCGCCCCTGAGAGTGCAGCCCCGTCCGTCGGGCTTGTGCGCGGCTCTGTGGGCCCTACCGTCTGAAACATGGCTGGTTCAGGAGCATCCCCGCACTCCCCCGACTCCCCGCTGGCGCGCGCCGAGCACTTCATCTGGCTCACGGCCAGGGTGCTCGAACAGCGCCGGTTCGCCTACCACTTCCTCGGCCGGGGCGCCGACGCCGTCGAGGCGGCGCTCTACGCCTACGAAGGCGACGACGGAGGCTATGGTCACGCCCTCGAACCCGATCTGCGCGGCCCCGTCAGCCAGCCCCTGCACACCGCGCACGCGCTGCGGGTCCTGGACTCGGTGGGGCGGCTCGGCGGGCAGCGCGTGGAGCGAGTGTGCCGCTATCTGACGGAGGTCTCCACCAAGGACGGCGCGCTGCCCGCGCTGCACCCCTCGCAGCGCGGCTATCCGGCGGCGCCGTTCGTCCCCGTCGTGGACGATCCGCCCAGCGCCCTGTTGACCACCGGTCCCGTGGTGGGGCTGCTCCACCGCAACCAGGTGTGGCACGCGTGGCTGTTCC
Protein-coding sequences here:
- a CDS encoding AI-2E family transporter, whose product is MAPTDEINTDDREADGADRPRGGSPGSGRPPTHPLGVGGPARMPRWLPRAVVLVLALYACFQLGSWAFHQLIGLLINILIAFFVALAMEPAVGRMAARGMRRGLATFLVFLALMIATVGFVVLLGSMLAGQIVDMVEQFPKYLDSVINWVNHSFHTELSRVEVQDSLLHSDWLQKYVQNSATGVLDVSATVLGGLFRLLTIFLFAFYFAADGPRLRRTICSVLPPARQAEVLRAWEIAVDKTGGYLYSRGLMALISGIAHYVLLQILGVPYAPALAVWVGLVSQFIPTIGTYLAGALPMLLAFTVNPWYAVWVLGFVVIYQQVERTLNMVSPGETYRELAAMMAEASPEDRGKLLAALGDGPRPARDRPRSSTPLPKPRRDPFRPVVVESC
- a CDS encoding DUF3046 domain-containing protein translates to MRLTIFWERMADHFGAAYADSFARDHVMTELGGRTVHQALDAGWEAKDVWRAVCAAMDVPADRR